A genomic stretch from Gemmatimonadota bacterium includes:
- a CDS encoding Rpn family recombination-promoting nuclease/putative transposase produces MAEFDTISKHLIQKYPSDFAGFTLGREDVEVLAVIDTEQLTVEARQTDSLIRVHIDGEEVLVHNEFQTTDSTNPPMPRRMAGYIGHAIRQHGLPIYSNVIYLRPNAGQHDPGHYIQEHLGYEITIRYRVIRLIEIEGERVLNSGDSGLIPFTPLMKPPEGMASDVWLHQCIHTARTRPIARSYRADYLAGMVALSELVYASETISDIIFKEGIMDLIRESSLFQSLTQQSREESFEQGERKSTLEDILEVLEIRFDMSESHPISAHIAAINDLQRLKQLHRSAIQVVSLEAFQHLLDE; encoded by the coding sequence ATGGCCGAATTTGATACGATTTCCAAACATCTGATTCAGAAATACCCCAGTGACTTTGCTGGCTTTACTCTCGGACGCGAGGACGTTGAAGTTCTTGCAGTCATTGACACAGAGCAACTCACTGTTGAAGCACGCCAAACCGATAGCCTGATTCGCGTGCATATCGATGGTGAGGAGGTATTAGTCCATAACGAGTTTCAAACCACGGACAGCACCAATCCGCCTATGCCACGCCGCATGGCGGGCTATATTGGACATGCTATTCGGCAACACGGCCTGCCGATATATTCCAATGTGATCTACCTGCGTCCCAATGCTGGGCAGCACGATCCCGGGCACTATATCCAGGAGCATCTCGGCTACGAAATCACGATTCGGTATCGCGTGATCAGACTGATTGAGATAGAAGGCGAGCGCGTTCTCAATTCGGGAGATTCAGGGCTAATCCCTTTTACGCCGTTGATGAAGCCACCTGAAGGGATGGCCTCGGATGTATGGTTGCATCAGTGTATTCATACGGCTCGGACGCGCCCCATCGCTCGGTCATATAGGGCGGATTATCTGGCAGGGATGGTGGCGTTGAGCGAGTTGGTATATGCGTCTGAAACGATTTCTGATATTATTTTCAAGGAGGGCATCATGGATCTGATCCGCGAATCATCACTTTTTCAATCCCTTACCCAACAAAGTAGAGAGGAAAGTTTTGAGCAAGGCGAAAGAAAAAGCACGCTTGAAGATATCCTCGAAGTGTTAGAGATTCGATTTGATATGTCTGAGTCACACCCTATATCTGCTCACATTGCCGCTATCAACGATTTGCAACGTCTCAAGCAGTTGCACCGCTCGGCGATACAGGTGGTCAGTCTTGAAGCATTTCAACATCTGTTAGATGAGTAA